In Vicinamibacteria bacterium, the genomic window CGGCAAGATGGCGCAATGTCCTGAGCGGGTCCTCCCCGGAATTGTCGTCTTCCTGAGCTTCTAAGAGGCCGAGACCTCCGATCGCAATAAGCGTCAACAAGAAACTTCTCATGTGCTACCTCCTCGCCGCTTCTCGAACTGGGTGATGACGACTTCGAGCTTCTCGATCTCGCCGTTTCTGACGGTGAATAGATCGAATCCACGCCGAGGCTCCAGGTACGAGGACGACATGCAGCTCCACTCGGCGCGGACGCGCTCCCCGTCACGGTCCACCCGATGGAGCTGGAGCTTCATGTCCGGCGGCGGAGGATTGCTGAACAGCTCTCGATAGGTGCGACGGATCGCCTCACGGCCGACGTGCTCGCGTCGGCGGCCAGTGAAGGTCTCGATGAAAACCGCGCCGTCGGAGAAGAGCTCCATCATCGGCTCTTCGCCCTCGGGACCTCCTTCCATGGCCTGGAAGAGCCGCTCGACGACGCGAAGAGCGGTGTCATCGGCTGGCAAGTCTCTCGTCTCCTTTGATAGCCTGAGCAAGCGGATGCTGGACACGGAGATTCTCGAGCGCTTGCGCCGCCTGGTCGAGAAAGCCGGTACGTCCTCTGATTTTCCTCTGGAAGAGATCACGCGGCTGGCGGGGACGGCGGGCGAAACGGGCATCACCATCGACTTCGACGCGGTACAGGACCTCGGTCATCCGCTGATCGTCCTGCGGCCGCAGGAGTCGTCGTTCCCGCAGCTGTCTTCCCGCGAGCGCGAGGTGGCGGCTCTCGTGGCGAGAGGGCTCAGCAACAAGGAGATTGCCGCCCGTCTATTCATCTCCGTCGCCACCGTCAAAGATCACGTCCACCACATCCTCTCGAAGACTGGCCTCGCCAGCCGGACGGCGCTCGCCGCCGCGCTTCGACCCTAACGTAAGGATTCATCGAGCTCGGGTCAATCCATCTTTGGATGGATTTCTCGGCCTCCGCGACAGCGGGCTCAGCGGCCGTGCTCGGCCAGATAGGCCCTGGATGCGGCTTCGTCCATCAAGGGGACCACCTTGTCCGGATCGACGCGCACCATCAGGTACGTGATGTGGTCGTCGATTCTGGTGAACTGATGACCCGTTCCCGCGGGGATGACGAAAACGTCGCCCGCCTCGAGTACGTGAGTCGTAGGGGTCCTTATGTCGGCCGCATTGTTGCCCGGGCCGTTCAGGAACTGGACGGCCCGATTATCGGGTGGACGTCGTTGTTTGTCCACGAGATCGGGTCCGGTACGGTTCGTGCCCGAGCCGCTGAGCACGTAGTACACCTCGGTGACCAGGTCGTGCTCGGCCACCGATCCGGGTGGAGGTGCGTCGAGCTTGCCTCGGTGGGCGACCGCGATTTGCACGTTGACCTTGCCAATGTCGATCGAGCGAACCTGCTGATCGGTTATCCCTTCTTGGCTTCCCACGTCGGCGTATCGCTGGATCTCCTCGGCGGGAATGTAGTTCGCGGGGCACATCTCACACGAGGGCTGAATGTCCTGCGCCGACAGTCGGCCCAGCACGAACGCCACCGCTACGAAGAATACGCTGAGCGCCATCTTTCGCATACGAGCTCTCCTCTCAGGTGTTCGAAGTCACGTGAGTGTACGCCAGCGGGAATGGTTTGACCTAGAGTGCTCAATGCCGTGGCGGAACCCGTAATCGATCGTGCCGCCACCGCTCGGGCCGCATACGGTGCGGCAATTTTGCGGTGGACAGCCCTTCGGAGCAGCCCCGCAACATCTCATTCCCACGAAGCAACCCGAATGCGGACGATTATTCGCACTCCGTGCTCACATCTGATACCCACGAAGGAGCCCGATGGGGACGATTGCACCGGGCTCCCGCCTGCGCCCTCCGGGCTTCGGCGCGGTTTCGACGAAGCCTTGGCGAAGTCGAACGCTCCGCTCGCGCATGGTGGGCTGAGTTTTTCATCACCCTGCCAGCGGCGATCGGAAGGCGGCTCGGTTGCTCTCGCTGAAGCACCCTCGTATCATCCGCCATCGGTTGCGGGTCCTCAGGTGGAGCGAGGGACATGAGTTACCCAGTTGTGCCGCGAATCATCGGAACGGCGTGGGCGGTGAGCTGCCTGTTAGCTGGGGGACAGCTCGTCGCTCAGCCACGGGCGAAGAACATGGAGCTTTTGGGACATCACGATTTGCAAGGACGCTGGTCATACCAACCCGTGCCGCACCGATATGGCGAAAGGTGGATTCTCTTCGTCGGCCATCATGCCGGTGAGGCCGTGAGCTCGCTCTCGGGGAAGACGGAGAGAAACGGCATGTCGATTCTGGACGTCACCGATCCGAAAGCACCGATCCTCCTCCATCACGAGCCTCCGAGCGGGCAGGAGGCGAATGGAACTCAACACGTCCAGGTCTGTGATGGCAGCGCGCTTCCGAACGCCGAGGATGGCCGCGTCTACGTCTTGCGAACGAACGGCCAGCTGAGCCAAGAGATCCTGGACGTGACCGAACCCGCTCGACCGACTTTCGTAACGACGATCCTCACGACCGGCTTCACTGAGGACGGTCGTCGGGAGACGCACAAGAACTGGTGGGACTGCGAAACGGGCATTGGATACCTGTTGTCCACCGCGGAAGGCTGGCGGGTCCCCCGTGTGCTGCAGGCGTACGATCTCAGCGACCCGGAAAAGCCTCGTCACATCCGTGATTTCGCACTCGACGGGATGCAGCCGGGTGGCAAAGGCGATTTCTCCGATGCGATCGGACTGCATCAGCCGGTCGTGGTGGGAGATCGCATCTACCTCGGCTATGGCAGCGGCACCAACGGCGTGGTACAGATTCTGGACCGGGACAAGTTCTTGAAAGGAGACCCCGGCGCCGAGCAACCTTTCGCCCCGACCGCCGAGAACCTCCTGTATCCGCAGATCGCCCGGCTGGATATGCCCACGTTCTGGGGCGCCCACACGGTGAAGCCCATTCACGACCTCGAGATACCCGATTATGGAGACAACCGCGAGAACCGAGTCCGCGATTTCCTCGTGATTCCCTCGGAATCGGGACCAGCTCGCTGTCAAGAGACCCGCCACGCCGTGTTCTTCGTCGACGTGACCCAGGAAGACAAACCATTCCCCGTATCGAGCTTCCAGGTTCCGGAGGAGCCCGGCGACTTCTGCAATCAGGGTGGCCGGTTCGGCCCTCACTCCGTGAACGATTCCTTCAACTCGGCCTTCTTGAAGAAGGTGGTTCTGGTCGCTTACTTCAACGCCGGAGTGCGGGCTGTTGACATACGAGACCCTTTTTATCCCCAGGAGATCGGTTACTTCATTCCGCAGATCACCGACGCGACCGAGCCGACCTGTGTCAGGATCGATGGAGTCGAGGAGTGCAAGGTGGCGATCCAGACCAACAACGTCGAGATCGACGATCGGGGCTACATCTATCTGCTCGATCGCCGCGGAACGGGGCTGCATATCGTCGCCCTGACGGGGGCGGCCCACGACCTGGTGGGGCTGCCGCGTTAGCTCTCGCTAGAGTTTCAGTTTCAGCCCGAACAGCAATCTCACGTAGCTCGGGTCGATCTCGAGCGGTGGAAGAGCCAGAAATTCCTCGATTTGCTGCAGGGGCACTTCGACGACGTTGGCCGAGATGCGCTCGTCGAGGCCCACGGAGCTCTCCGTTTCCGGGGCCTTCAGAAAACGCCCGTCGGCGAAGACGGCA contains:
- a CDS encoding nuclear transport factor 2 family protein, coding for MPADDTALRVVERLFQAMEGGPEGEEPMMELFSDGAVFIETFTGRRREHVGREAIRRTYRELFSNPPPPDMKLQLHRVDRDGERVRAEWSCMSSSYLEPRRGFDLFTVRNGEIEKLEVVITQFEKRRGGST
- a CDS encoding response regulator transcription factor yields the protein MLDTEILERLRRLVEKAGTSSDFPLEEITRLAGTAGETGITIDFDAVQDLGHPLIVLRPQESSFPQLSSREREVAALVARGLSNKEIAARLFISVATVKDHVHHILSKTGLASRTALAAALRP
- a CDS encoding cupin domain-containing protein, yielding MRKMALSVFFVAVAFVLGRLSAQDIQPSCEMCPANYIPAEEIQRYADVGSQEGITDQQVRSIDIGKVNVQIAVAHRGKLDAPPPGSVAEHDLVTEVYYVLSGSGTNRTGPDLVDKQRRPPDNRAVQFLNGPGNNAADIRTPTTHVLEAGDVFVIPAGTGHQFTRIDDHITYLMVRVDPDKVVPLMDEAASRAYLAEHGR